In Streptomyces nodosus, one DNA window encodes the following:
- a CDS encoding SDR family oxidoreductase, which yields MSETNTVNHHKVALVTGANKGIGYEIAAGLGALGWSVGIGARNEERREAAVDKLRAVGVDAFGVPLDVTDDASVTAAARLMEERAGRLDALVNNAGITGGGPQQPTTVDVNRVRAAVETNVIGVIRVTNALLPLLRRSPSPRIVNVSSSVGSLTLQTTPGAETGPIAVAYAPSKTFLNAVTVQYAKELADTHILINAVCPGFTATDLNGFRGVRTPQQGAAAAIRLATVSADGPTGRFFDDEGEVPW from the coding sequence ATGAGTGAGACGAACACTGTGAACCACCACAAGGTCGCGCTGGTGACCGGGGCCAACAAGGGTATCGGGTACGAGATCGCCGCCGGGCTCGGCGCCCTCGGCTGGTCCGTCGGAATCGGCGCGCGGAACGAGGAACGGCGCGAAGCCGCTGTAGATAAGCTGCGCGCGGTCGGAGTCGATGCGTTCGGCGTGCCGCTGGATGTGACCGACGACGCGAGCGTGACAGCGGCGGCTCGGCTGATGGAGGAGCGGGCCGGGCGGCTCGACGCGCTCGTCAACAATGCGGGGATCACCGGGGGCGGGCCGCAGCAGCCCACCACGGTCGACGTGAACCGGGTACGGGCGGCCGTGGAGACCAACGTCATCGGCGTCATCCGCGTCACCAACGCCCTGCTGCCGCTGCTGCGCCGCTCGCCGTCACCGCGGATCGTGAACGTCTCCAGCAGCGTCGGCTCCCTCACGCTCCAGACCACGCCTGGCGCCGAGACCGGTCCCATCGCCGTCGCCTACGCTCCGTCGAAGACGTTTCTCAACGCCGTCACCGTGCAGTACGCCAAGGAACTGGCCGACACGCACATCCTGATCAACGCCGTCTGCCCCGGCTTCACGGCGACCGACCTCAATGGCTTCCGGGGAGTGCGCACCCCCCAGCAGGGGGCAGCCGCCGCGATCCGGCTGGCCACCGTGTCGGCCGACGGGCCGACGGGCCGCTTCTTCGACGACGAGGGAGAGGTGCCCTGGTGA
- a CDS encoding glycoside hydrolase family 18 protein — MGHTEGRATEPEPRSEEATAPDEEAKADGTDATRPEGEATVPATDATSAEPEGRSDPAPPCRRRRWRWASRAALAVVLALLLPLLAAETALRVNYSGDPVDGARTRGRDAIWLGHAWVDGRKTDADVAALAEQLGGTGIRDLYVHAGPLEHDGTLPASAYRNARRLIPAVHRALPGVRVQAWLGDVLATESPDGLRLERARTRAAAVASTRQILAAGFDGVHFDLEPLHSGDRNYLALLDDLRALTRAHHVLLSVAAHQIDPLPAFHSLWGTLVGHPKWWSQAYFGQVARRVDQIAVMSYDTMQPLQSLYGGYVAQQTSLALEATPPTTDLLMGLPFFHENRFGHRASAETVPAATRGVRLGLSRTDADRARFGVALYVDFAATEADWTAYRKGWVRP, encoded by the coding sequence ATGGGGCATACCGAGGGCAGAGCGACGGAGCCCGAGCCGCGATCCGAGGAGGCAACGGCCCCGGACGAGGAAGCGAAGGCCGACGGGACAGACGCGACGCGCCCAGAGGGAGAGGCAACAGTCCCAGCCACGGACGCGACAAGCGCCGAGCCGGAGGGACGGTCCGACCCGGCCCCGCCCTGCCGCCGACGGCGCTGGCGCTGGGCCAGCCGTGCCGCACTCGCCGTTGTGCTCGCGCTGCTCCTGCCGCTCCTCGCCGCCGAAACCGCCCTCCGGGTGAACTACTCGGGCGACCCCGTCGACGGGGCGCGTACCAGAGGCCGGGACGCGATCTGGCTGGGGCACGCCTGGGTGGACGGACGGAAGACGGACGCCGATGTCGCGGCCCTGGCCGAGCAGTTGGGCGGTACCGGCATCCGGGATCTGTACGTGCACGCCGGTCCGCTGGAACACGACGGCACGCTGCCCGCGTCGGCCTACCGCAACGCCCGCCGGCTGATCCCAGCCGTGCACCGGGCCCTGCCCGGCGTCCGCGTGCAGGCATGGCTGGGCGACGTGCTGGCCACCGAGAGCCCCGACGGGCTGCGGCTGGAGCGGGCGCGGACGCGGGCGGCCGCGGTCGCCTCCACCCGGCAGATCCTGGCCGCCGGCTTTGACGGTGTCCACTTCGACCTGGAGCCGCTGCACTCCGGCGACCGGAACTACCTCGCTCTCCTCGACGACCTGCGCGCACTCACCCGTGCCCATCATGTCCTGCTGTCCGTCGCCGCCCACCAGATCGACCCGCTCCCGGCGTTCCACTCCCTCTGGGGCACGCTCGTCGGCCACCCCAAGTGGTGGTCACAGGCGTACTTCGGCCAGGTCGCCCGGCGGGTCGACCAGATCGCCGTCATGTCGTACGACACCATGCAGCCCCTGCAGAGCCTGTACGGCGGCTATGTCGCCCAGCAGACCTCCCTCGCCTTGGAGGCCACCCCGCCCACCACCGACCTTCTGATGGGCCTGCCCTTCTTCCACGAGAACCGCTTCGGCCACCGGGCAAGCGCCGAGACGGTCCCGGCCGCCACCCGTGGCGTCCGCCTCGGCCTCTCCCGCACGGATGCGGACCGCGCCCGCTTCGGCGTCGCCCTGTACGTCGACTTCGCCGCCACGGAGGCCGACTGGACGGCCTACCGCAAGGGCTGGGTCCGTCCGTGA
- a CDS encoding CU044_5270 family protein produces the protein MNDRTSGPERAEREELARLLPAPAERDLPPGRHLHHKDTLMRLIDQDGDRTSARPRLLRPAVLLPAAGLALGGVLLTTLAATGQGSAPAPSATGTGSPRGAAVLLDRIASVAAKKDEQKVTDDQFVYVRTLQTENDGTFGGPVKLTRPREREVWMSQQVAPVIAVGLIHEDGSYYPIEVGVPDGEPAVGYPAGLSRPTYTWLASLPTDPDALLQRLTTEINRDQDQRGTPAEDRDRAQDTFDTIGELLRETVMPPTTAAALYKAAAKIPGVTVDPDAVDAAGRHGIGVARDNTRTGDRTTWIFNSTTLEYLGERSYLIRDTSMGKKGTLINKSAVLERAVVDALRAKPSTGKSSTTT, from the coding sequence ATGAACGACCGTACCTCCGGCCCCGAGCGGGCCGAACGCGAGGAGCTGGCCCGGCTGCTGCCGGCCCCGGCCGAACGGGACCTGCCCCCTGGCCGTCATCTCCACCACAAGGACACCCTGATGCGTCTGATCGACCAGGACGGCGACCGCACCTCCGCCCGACCCCGCCTCCTGCGCCCCGCAGTTCTGCTGCCCGCCGCCGGACTGGCTCTGGGCGGGGTGCTGTTGACCACGCTCGCCGCCACCGGCCAGGGCAGCGCTCCGGCACCGTCCGCCACGGGCACAGGCTCCCCGCGTGGCGCGGCCGTGCTGCTCGACCGGATCGCCTCGGTCGCCGCGAAGAAGGACGAACAGAAGGTCACCGACGACCAGTTCGTGTACGTCAGGACACTGCAGACCGAGAACGACGGCACGTTCGGCGGCCCGGTGAAGCTGACCAGGCCCCGCGAGCGTGAGGTCTGGATGTCGCAGCAGGTAGCACCGGTGATCGCTGTCGGCCTGATCCACGAGGACGGCTCGTACTACCCGATCGAGGTCGGCGTCCCGGACGGCGAGCCCGCCGTCGGCTACCCGGCAGGCCTCAGCCGGCCGACGTACACCTGGCTGGCCTCGCTGCCCACCGACCCCGACGCCCTGCTGCAACGGCTCACCACCGAGATCAACCGGGACCAGGACCAACGCGGCACCCCGGCCGAGGACCGCGACCGGGCCCAGGACACCTTCGACACCATCGGTGAGCTGCTGCGGGAGACGGTGATGCCGCCGACGACCGCGGCCGCCCTCTACAAGGCCGCAGCGAAGATCCCCGGCGTGACCGTGGACCCCGACGCGGTGGACGCGGCCGGCCGGCACGGGATCGGCGTGGCCCGCGACAACACCCGCACCGGTGACCGCACCACCTGGATCTTCAACTCGACCACCCTGGAGTACCTGGGCGAACGGAGCTACCTCATCAGGGACACTTCCATGGGCAAGAAGGGCACCCTGATCAACAAGTCGGCGGTCCTGGAGCGCGCGGTCGTCGACGCCCTTCGCGCGAAGCCGTCGACCGGGAAGTCGTCGACGACGACCTGA
- a CDS encoding IS630 family transposase (programmed frameshift), whose protein sequence is MRYAQGGGLTDERRAFRERLRLEAAERFGHGDETAVIAHDLRVSIRSVQRWRKAWSQGGPRALASKGPASLPLLSDELFAVLERELLKGPVAHGWPDQTWTLSRIRTLIGRRFHKSYTVQGVAALVKRHGWSCQVPARRAIERDEAAVALGEGDVAPGGRTVAALDAWLVFEDEAGFSMTPPTTRTWSRRGHTPVIRVRGRSRRRLSVAALLCYKAGEPSRLVYRPCPDARPDGRKSFSWKDYRDLIQNAHHQLGGPIVLVWDNLNTHLTAGMRRYIADRDWLTVFQLPPYAPDLNPVETIWSILRRTSLANRAFANPDDLVTTVRKGLRQLQYRHDVLDGCLTGTGLRTPP, encoded by the exons ATGAGGTACGCGCAGGGCGGTGGACTGACCGATGAACGACGGGCCTTTCGGGAGAGATTGCGGTTGGAGGCGGCCGAGCGGTTTGGGCACGGGGACGAGACCGCAGTCATCGCCCATGACCTGCGGGTCAGCATCCGATCGGTGCAACGCTGGAGGAAGGCCTGGTCGCAGGGTGGGCCGAGAGCTCTGGCATCGAAGGGGCCGGCGTCGCTGCCGTTGCTGAGCGACGAGCTCTTCGCCGTGCTGGAGCGTGAGCTGCTCAAGGGCCCGGTAGCGCACGGTTGGCCGGACCAGACGTGGACTCTGTCGCGGATCAGGACGCTGATCGGGCGCCGGTTCCACAAGAGCTACACCGTCCAAGGTGTCGCCGCGCTGGTCAAGCGGCATGGCTGGAGTTGCCAGGTCCCCGCTCGCCGGGCGATCGAGCGGGACGAGGCGGCGGTGGCT CTGGGTGAAGGAGACGTGGCCCCAGGTGGAAGGACCGTGGCGGCGCTCGACGCCTGGCTCGTCTTCGAGGACGAGGCCGGCTTCTCGATGACGCCGCCGACCACCCGAACCTGGTCGCGCCGCGGCCACACCCCCGTCATCCGCGTCAGAGGACGCTCCCGCCGCCGCTTATCGGTGGCTGCCCTTCTCTGCTACAAGGCGGGTGAACCATCCCGGCTGGTCTACCGGCCCTGCCCCGACGCCCGACCGGACGGGCGCAAGAGTTTCTCCTGGAAGGACTACCGCGACCTCATCCAGAATGCCCACCACCAGCTCGGCGGCCCGATCGTGCTGGTCTGGGACAATCTCAACACCCACCTCACCGCCGGGATGCGCCGCTACATCGCCGACCGCGACTGGCTCACCGTCTTCCAACTCCCGCCCTACGCACCCGACCTGAACCCCGTCGAGACCATCTGGTCCATACTCCGGCGCACCAGCCTGGCGAACCGGGCCTTCGCCAACCCCGACGACCTCGTCACCACAGTCCGGAAGGGTCTGCGCCAACTCCAGTACCGCCACGACGTCCTGGATGGCTGCCTCACCGGCACCGGCCTACGCACGCCACCCTGA
- a CDS encoding LysR family transcriptional regulator, with the protein MDVDLRLVRYFTVVAEYGNFGRAATKLHLAQPSLSRQIQRLEAQLGVRLFDRSPQGSSLTDAGQAFLPRARTLLHEAEQAARTARAAVQPRTITVGYAEGLVITACVQELRRLHPDGQVRTRHLDWRDTHALAEGRVDALVAYRPLPLPTDGFRVTKLHEESRVLVTSASHHLANEKPVSLRALSDEELVACVSTPVVWSTPKPVGDRPAPPPPAIDDSYEDKLELIATGHCVAIFPAGDRRAAVREDIALVPVIDIDPCEVVLVTRADDPNPLLGSLEEVARTLLGTPSLRENNELPVT; encoded by the coding sequence GTGGACGTTGATCTGCGGCTCGTGCGCTATTTCACGGTCGTGGCGGAGTACGGCAACTTCGGCCGGGCCGCCACCAAGCTGCACCTGGCGCAGCCGTCGCTGAGCCGCCAGATCCAGCGACTTGAAGCTCAGCTCGGTGTCCGGCTGTTCGACCGCTCGCCGCAGGGCAGCAGCCTCACCGACGCCGGTCAGGCCTTCCTTCCCAGGGCCCGGACACTGCTCCACGAGGCCGAGCAAGCCGCTCGCACGGCCAGAGCCGCCGTCCAGCCCCGTACCATCACCGTCGGCTACGCCGAAGGACTGGTCATCACCGCCTGTGTGCAGGAACTGCGCCGCCTGCACCCCGACGGCCAGGTCCGCACCCGGCACCTCGACTGGCGGGACACGCACGCCCTCGCCGAGGGGCGGGTCGACGCCCTCGTCGCATACAGACCCCTGCCCTTGCCCACGGACGGCTTCCGGGTGACCAAGCTCCATGAGGAGTCGCGGGTACTCGTCACGTCGGCGAGTCATCATCTGGCGAACGAGAAACCCGTCAGCCTGCGGGCTCTGTCGGACGAGGAACTGGTGGCCTGCGTCAGCACTCCGGTTGTCTGGAGCACGCCCAAGCCGGTCGGCGACCGCCCGGCACCACCCCCGCCCGCAATCGACGACAGCTACGAGGACAAGCTGGAACTCATCGCCACCGGCCACTGTGTCGCGATCTTTCCTGCCGGCGACCGACGCGCTGCTGTGCGCGAGGACATCGCCCTGGTGCCCGTCATCGACATCGATCCCTGCGAGGTCGTGCTCGTCACGCGCGCTGACGACCCGAACCCGCTGCTCGGATCGCTGGAAGAGGTCGCACGTACATTGCTCGGCACGCCCTCCCTACGGGAGAACAACGAACTGCCGGTCACCTGA
- a CDS encoding DNA/RNA non-specific endonuclease encodes MAENEGSPAVGERAAGYQWAKNTVNGWGCGNDKYWIKACHLLPKQVSGTGRDLADLSACTRPTNFWVRGADCSDENFRTYETAVSKAVARNHVVRYSVRPNYTGDRVVADSWTFTRPHGERTANHTYSSTM; translated from the coding sequence TTGGCCGAGAACGAGGGCTCTCCGGCGGTCGGTGAGAGGGCGGCCGGCTATCAGTGGGCCAAGAACACTGTGAACGGGTGGGGATGCGGTAACGACAAGTATTGGATCAAGGCCTGCCACCTGCTGCCCAAGCAAGTCTCCGGGACCGGCCGTGACTTAGCCGACCTGTCCGCCTGCACGCGCCCGACGAACTTCTGGGTGCGTGGCGCCGACTGTTCGGACGAGAACTTCCGCACCTACGAGACGGCCGTCAGCAAGGCGGTGGCCAGGAACCATGTCGTGCGGTACTCGGTGCGGCCGAACTACACCGGTGACCGGGTTGTCGCCGACTCGTGGACCTTCACGCGACCGCATGGGGAACGGACGGCAAACCATACGTACTCTTCAACGATGTAA
- a CDS encoding SMI1/KNR4 family protein: protein MDISRFCELLGQPSVNGDMGRDWQELEARTGVSLPDDYKWFVSAYGPGCVNDRLYLFHPRAVEGGEGLHLESLWEQASFAYAELSRNVPEMYPYPVHPAVGGCVPVARSVSGNHVFLTPPQVVGGDWSVVLEMGDWISLPMSFTEFLWAALRGELGIPVIEGEANFEPVGTVKP, encoded by the coding sequence ATGGATATCTCTCGGTTCTGTGAGCTTCTGGGACAGCCGTCGGTCAATGGTGACATGGGTCGCGACTGGCAGGAGTTGGAGGCGCGTACCGGGGTTTCGCTCCCGGATGACTACAAATGGTTCGTCTCGGCGTACGGTCCCGGTTGCGTGAATGACCGGCTCTACCTGTTCCACCCCAGGGCGGTGGAAGGGGGCGAGGGGTTGCACCTCGAGTCGCTGTGGGAGCAGGCGTCCTTCGCCTATGCGGAGCTGTCCCGGAACGTACCGGAGATGTATCCCTACCCAGTCCATCCAGCCGTTGGCGGATGTGTGCCCGTCGCACGGTCAGTCTCGGGAAACCATGTTTTCCTGACCCCTCCGCAAGTCGTCGGAGGTGACTGGTCAGTGGTCCTTGAAATGGGAGACTGGATTTCTCTTCCGATGTCGTTCACGGAGTTTCTGTGGGCTGCCCTGCGCGGAGAACTCGGCATTCCGGTGATTGAGGGCGAGGCGAATTTCGAGCCGGTTGGCACCGTGAAGCCGTGA
- a CDS encoding ISAzo13 family transposase codes for MRNSDEAQAQLTVKFAALFPHLDERQRRLMMGAEARVLGHGGVRAVARAAVVSETTVRKGVLELEAGEEPLGRVRRPGGGRKRVADLDPGLRPALLALVEPDERGDPMSPLRWTVKSTRTLAEELARAGHKVSADTVADLLQEEGFSLQANAKTLEGGRHADRDAQFRYLNEQARVHRDAGQPVISVDAKKKELVGEFKNSGRQWRPAGDPAPVNVHDFADPKLGKAIPYGVYDVTANTGWGNVGTDHDTAAFAVESIRRWWSGQGQAAYPQATRLLITADAGGSNGYRTRAWKLELARLAAEMGLTITVCHLPPGTSKWNKIEHRLFSHITMNWRGRPLTSHEVIVQSIAATTTRTGLRVMAELDTNTYPTGVAVDDAEMAALPLTRHLFHGDWNYALHPRPCPAIAVARPPQPLAAEWDQSLLSDPALTGMTRQQLNDLTESLSDGVKRGRPPRLDFPNQVLAAVLHLRVSLAAEPLAVLFGSSRTAMHRTLLKIRRLLKAHGVVIPPAVSPPAVLATLQARVRAQSDDPNKIKTTCY; via the coding sequence ATGCGCAACTCGGATGAGGCTCAAGCCCAACTCACTGTGAAGTTTGCGGCGTTGTTTCCGCATCTGGACGAGCGGCAGCGGCGGCTGATGATGGGAGCGGAGGCCCGGGTGCTGGGGCATGGCGGGGTCCGGGCCGTCGCGCGGGCCGCCGTGGTGAGTGAGACGACGGTCCGCAAGGGCGTGTTGGAGTTGGAGGCCGGCGAGGAGCCGTTGGGCCGGGTGCGGCGACCGGGCGGGGGCCGCAAACGAGTCGCGGATCTCGATCCGGGGCTGCGGCCCGCGCTGCTGGCGCTGGTCGAGCCGGACGAGCGGGGTGATCCGATGTCGCCGCTGCGGTGGACGGTGAAGTCGACCCGTACCCTCGCCGAGGAACTGGCCCGGGCCGGGCACAAAGTCAGTGCGGACACCGTCGCCGACCTGTTACAGGAGGAGGGCTTCAGTCTGCAGGCGAATGCCAAGACGCTGGAGGGCGGCCGGCACGCGGACCGCGACGCCCAGTTCCGCTATCTCAACGAACAGGCTCGCGTGCACCGGGACGCCGGGCAGCCGGTCATCAGCGTGGACGCCAAGAAGAAGGAACTCGTCGGCGAATTCAAGAACAGCGGCCGGCAGTGGCGGCCGGCCGGTGATCCGGCGCCGGTGAACGTCCACGACTTCGCCGACCCCAAGCTGGGCAAGGCCATCCCCTACGGGGTCTACGACGTCACAGCGAACACCGGCTGGGGCAACGTCGGCACCGATCACGACACGGCCGCATTCGCGGTGGAATCGATCCGCCGCTGGTGGTCCGGCCAGGGACAAGCCGCCTACCCGCAGGCGACACGGCTGCTGATCACCGCCGACGCTGGTGGCTCCAACGGCTACCGGACCCGGGCCTGGAAGCTCGAACTCGCCCGCCTCGCCGCCGAAATGGGGCTGACGATCACGGTCTGTCACCTGCCTCCGGGCACGTCGAAGTGGAACAAGATCGAGCACCGGCTGTTCTCGCACATCACCATGAACTGGCGCGGACGCCCGCTGACCAGCCACGAAGTCATCGTCCAGTCCATCGCCGCCACCACGACCCGCACGGGCCTGCGCGTCATGGCGGAGCTGGACACCAACACCTACCCGACCGGAGTCGCCGTCGATGATGCGGAGATGGCGGCCCTGCCACTGACCCGCCACCTCTTCCACGGCGATTGGAACTATGCCCTGCACCCGCGGCCATGCCCGGCCATTGCGGTGGCCCGGCCCCCGCAGCCGCTGGCGGCGGAGTGGGACCAGAGCCTGCTCTCCGATCCCGCCCTGACCGGAATGACCCGACAGCAACTCAACGACCTGACCGAGTCTTTGTCCGACGGCGTCAAGCGTGGCCGTCCTCCCCGGCTCGACTTCCCCAACCAGGTCCTGGCGGCCGTGCTCCACCTGCGGGTCTCCCTGGCCGCAGAACCCCTCGCCGTGCTGTTCGGCAGCAGCCGGACCGCCATGCACCGCACCCTGCTGAAGATCAGGAGACTGCTCAAGGCACACGGCGTCGTCATCCCACCAGCGGTCAGCCCGCCCGCTGTCCTCGCCACCCTCCAAGCCCGCGTCCGTGCCCAGAGCGACGACCCCAACAAGATCAAGACGACGTGTTATTGA
- a CDS encoding SDR family oxidoreductase: protein MTTYDGKKIVITGGSSGIGLTTARLFADGGAHVLITGRTGSTLDAALEQLGNKAIAVRSDAASLKDIKALAGTVQERFGAVDALFVNAGVTASAPFDSTTEEMYDELFGNNTKGPYFTVQALAPLMREGSGVVLTTSVVNVLGLDALSVYSASKAALRSMTRTLARELLPRKVRVNAVSPGPIDSGVLDRSLLPADVVEATKDTYRNTIPMRRLGTSEEVAAAVAYLAFDATFSTGTEFPVDGGASQL from the coding sequence ATGACCACTTATGACGGCAAGAAGATCGTGATCACGGGCGGAAGCAGTGGTATCGGCCTGACTACAGCCCGGTTGTTCGCGGACGGTGGGGCGCACGTACTGATCACCGGCCGCACCGGATCCACCCTGGACGCCGCGTTGGAGCAGTTGGGGAACAAGGCGATCGCCGTCCGCAGCGACGCCGCGTCCCTGAAGGACATCAAGGCGCTGGCCGGCACGGTCCAGGAGCGGTTCGGCGCGGTGGACGCGCTGTTCGTCAACGCCGGCGTCACTGCGTCCGCGCCGTTCGACTCGACGACGGAGGAGATGTACGACGAGCTGTTCGGCAACAACACCAAGGGCCCGTACTTCACAGTGCAGGCGTTGGCGCCGCTGATGCGCGAGGGAAGCGGCGTGGTCCTCACCACGTCGGTGGTGAACGTCCTGGGCCTCGACGCGCTCAGTGTCTACTCGGCGAGCAAAGCAGCCCTGCGGTCCATGACGCGCACCCTGGCCCGCGAGCTGCTTCCGCGCAAGGTGCGCGTCAATGCCGTGAGCCCCGGCCCGATCGACTCGGGCGTCCTGGACCGCTCCTTGTTGCCCGCCGACGTCGTCGAGGCGACGAAGGACACCTACCGGAACACCATCCCGATGCGGCGGCTGGGGACGTCTGAGGAAGTGGCCGCCGCGGTGGCGTACTTGGCGTTCGATGCGACCTTCTCGACGGGAACGGAGTTCCCTGTCGACGGAGGGGCCTCGCAACTCTAG
- a CDS encoding IS1380 family transposase → MREPISSYPRVRVQGDGRQVVSQAGSVLLVETVRKAGLDQVISAVLAPWRRPRALHDPGKVVLDLALAVAMGGDCLADVGMLRAEPAVFGPVASDPTVSRLIDTLAASGDTALQAIRSARAEVRDKVWELAGRKAPDADGTVTIDLDGVLVIAHSDKQDAAPTWKRTYGHHPLMGFVDHGPAGTGEPVAALLRPGNAGSNTACDHITAARLALAQLPKKYRRGRQTLIRTDSAGGTHDFVAWLAQRGRWLSYSVGMVITDAIHQHVLKVPTSAWTPAVEPDGEIRDGAWVAELTGDVLAGWPKGMRLIVRKERPHPGAQLRLTDADGMRLTCFATNTVTRPIADLELRHRLRARAEDRIRAARATGLRNLPLHHTAQNRIWLEIVQIALDLLAWMPMLALTGKARLWEPRRLRLRLFTAAGQLVTTGRRRILRLARHWPWTSHITAALDRLAHLPNPG, encoded by the coding sequence GTGAGAGAGCCTATCTCGTCGTACCCGCGTGTCCGTGTCCAGGGGGACGGCCGTCAGGTGGTCTCGCAGGCAGGTTCGGTCCTGCTGGTGGAAACGGTCCGCAAGGCCGGTCTCGACCAGGTGATATCCGCCGTGCTTGCTCCGTGGCGGAGGCCGCGGGCCCTCCACGACCCGGGGAAGGTCGTCCTGGACCTCGCCCTGGCGGTCGCGATGGGCGGGGACTGCTTGGCCGACGTGGGCATGCTGCGGGCCGAGCCGGCCGTGTTCGGGCCGGTCGCCTCCGACCCGACGGTCTCCCGCCTGATCGACACCCTCGCCGCCTCCGGCGACACCGCCTTGCAGGCCATCCGGTCCGCTCGGGCCGAAGTCCGCGACAAAGTCTGGGAGTTGGCTGGCCGGAAGGCGCCAGACGCGGACGGGACGGTGACCATCGACCTGGACGGGGTGCTGGTGATCGCGCACTCCGACAAACAGGACGCCGCCCCGACCTGGAAGCGGACCTACGGCCACCACCCGCTGATGGGGTTCGTCGACCACGGCCCGGCCGGCACCGGGGAACCCGTCGCGGCCCTGCTCAGGCCCGGGAACGCGGGATCGAACACCGCCTGTGACCACATCACCGCAGCCCGCCTGGCCCTCGCTCAACTGCCGAAGAAGTACCGGCGCGGACGGCAGACCCTGATCCGCACCGACTCCGCAGGCGGCACCCACGACTTCGTCGCCTGGCTCGCCCAGCGCGGGCGCTGGCTGTCCTACTCCGTCGGCATGGTGATCACCGACGCGATCCACCAGCACGTGCTGAAGGTCCCGACCTCGGCCTGGACACCGGCCGTCGAGCCGGACGGCGAGATCCGGGACGGCGCCTGGGTTGCCGAACTCACCGGCGACGTCCTGGCCGGCTGGCCGAAGGGCATGCGGCTGATCGTCCGCAAGGAACGACCTCACCCGGGCGCCCAGTTGAGGCTCACCGACGCGGACGGCATGCGGCTGACCTGCTTCGCCACCAACACCGTTACCCGGCCGATCGCCGACCTCGAACTCCGTCACCGGCTGCGGGCCCGGGCCGAGGACCGCATCCGGGCCGCCCGGGCCACCGGGCTGCGGAACCTGCCCCTGCACCACACCGCTCAGAACCGCATCTGGCTCGAGATCGTCCAGATCGCGCTGGACCTGCTGGCCTGGATGCCGATGCTCGCGCTGACCGGCAAGGCCAGACTCTGGGAACCCCGCCGCCTGCGGCTCCGCCTGTTCACCGCGGCCGGGCAACTCGTCACCACCGGGCGCCGGCGGATCCTCCGTCTCGCCCGGCACTGGCCCTGGACCAGCCACATCACTGCCGCCCTCGACCGGCTCGCGCACCTCCCGAACCCCGGCTGA
- a CDS encoding SMI1/KNR4 family protein has translation MAAQDSLETLMREMPPRPGDGVTVDWAAVEAAWGLEFPPDFKGFVARYGEDFLDEDLSVIVPTEVTPQTCDEPGAPLGGMGFITADARATWAITEPTGLDAVPEDLVAWGAASSADLYCWLTQGEPAGWPVVVFSHGDDTWTRFGYGMTEFLCRVIQADAGVQPMHQIPLWGRSVS, from the coding sequence ATGGCCGCACAGGACAGCCTCGAAACCCTCATGAGGGAGATGCCGCCACGCCCGGGCGACGGGGTGACGGTGGACTGGGCTGCGGTGGAAGCGGCCTGGGGACTGGAGTTTCCCCCGGACTTCAAGGGATTCGTCGCCCGGTACGGCGAGGATTTTCTGGACGAGGATCTGTCGGTCATCGTACCGACTGAGGTCACGCCGCAGACCTGTGACGAGCCGGGCGCGCCACTGGGCGGCATGGGGTTCATCACGGCCGACGCCCGGGCCACTTGGGCGATCACGGAGCCCACCGGGCTCGACGCGGTGCCGGAGGACCTGGTGGCCTGGGGCGCGGCGAGCAGTGCCGACCTGTACTGCTGGCTCACCCAAGGCGAGCCGGCGGGCTGGCCGGTGGTGGTCTTCAGTCACGGTGACGACACCTGGACGCGTTTCGGCTATGGCATGACCGAGTTCCTCTGCCGGGTGATTCAGGCTGACGCCGGAGTCCAGCCGATGCACCAGATACCGCTGTGGGGGCGCTCCGTATCGTGA